The Argentina anserina chromosome 5, drPotAnse1.1, whole genome shotgun sequence genome includes the window TTGCGACGCGTCATGTCTAAGAAGGCGGCAGCCTCTACAAAGAAAGTAAATGTCGCAGCGCAGCGAGTCGAGGATTTGTCCGCGGTTGTGGACCTGTCCATTCCCCTGCACGCGAACCTACCAAATGAGCAGGGATTACCACGCCGCAGTGATGCAGAAGGAGTTGGCCGTATCGATGCCGATCCGCATCTGGCTGATCCGGCGGTGTCGCTTGAGACTGGTAGGAAGAAGAAGCCGCAGAAGGCGAGCGCGTCTTCGAAAAGAGCAAAGTCATCTGTTGCCCCCGAGGATGTGGAGGATGCGGCAGTGGAGGCTCCGCCTCCTAAAAGACAGAGGACTACGCAGCTGGCGCCACTCACCTTCACGGAGTCTCGGGTTTTCGAGGATCTGTCCGCCTTGGACCGCAGTCCTCTGAGCCAGCTAGGAGCTCCGGAACTGGAGAAGCTGGTGTTGTTAAGCCAGCGCGCCGGGCTCGGGGGTTTGAGGCGACCTGACGGATCTGGTCTGGACCTGCGGAGTCCCCTCGGTCTTGCTGCCACGAGGGCAGCGAAGATGGTTTTTAATTTGCTTGATGCGGAGCGGGATGCTCTGGAGGCACAGCGCCATCTCGCCGAAGTGGTTGAACGAGACAGCACCCGTGAGACAAGGGTGTTGCTGCTGGAAAATGACTTGGCCAATGCTAGGGCCAAGTTGGAAAATGCGGCGAACCTCCAGGAGGACCTTcggcaggaggttgcccgtcGAGAGGTAGCGGAGTCACTTGCCCGAGAAGCGGCGGCGGAGAGGGATGCGGCGCAGTCTGCCCTTGCGGATGCAGAGGAGCTTGTTAGAAGGATGAGCGAGGAGGCAGAAGCTGAGAGGGCCCGCGTAGCAGAGGAGGCTGCGTCTAGCGCCGTGACTGCCTTCAAATCATCCATGGAGATGACTAAGTACTTGGAAGGGTACTATGTCACGGCCGTGGGTGACATGATAGCGCAGTTCCAGGAGCTGGAGATGCTGGATCCCGCGGACTACGAGGTCCGTCTGTCGGAGAAGGGTTTGGAACCGCCGCCCATGCCACATGAAGTGACTCCGCCCTTTTCGCAGCCTACTTCTACTGCGGAGGCCGAAGGTGGTAAGGAAATTTCTAACTCTTCTTCGtctggtttttcttgtgataaTGACAGGTCTGATTCTAATCCGGAGACTCCCTCTCCTACTCCTCCTTCTCAGAGCATCAGGATGCACAACCGCCGCAAGGCGAATCGGGGGAAGCGGCGGAGCTAGAAGCTGCGAGTACCGGCGATGCGGTCTGAGCAACGCTGGCGCACCAAGTTGCGGGGGAGGAGTAGGATAGGGTGATAAGATCGTTGTAATGCATCTCCTGTCGCCGTAGTCTTTATGTTTCTGtaaaaaaatttttttttgtaacggTCTTTGTGCCGATCTTGCTATCTTTTGATGAATAGAAGTTCTTTTGACCCGtgttgtttttttatattattgccGTAGCAATATTGTGGTTGTTGTTTTGTACTTTTGGCTGTATGCTTAATTCTATCTTCGTTGTGCGCACAATGAAATTGTCTGtcgaaggaatttaattgCCATAGTACGCTAGCGTAGTAAGgatcaatggtttgaaaaattcctcatttcattgatagccTGGCCATAGCCATTTTGTACAAAGATAGCTAAAGCAGCGCGTCAAAAGTACTCAAACAGTTGGTCCTTGTGCTACGGATGGACTCTTACTTGTAATAGTACTTGAGTTGTTCCATGTTCCAAGGATGGGCTAATTTTTCTCCGTACTTGTCTTCTAGGCAGTACGTGTTTGGGGCTATGATTTGGACGACTTTATATGGTCCATCCCATCTCGGGCGTAGTCCAGTGACCTTTGTTTGGATCTTCTTTAGGACCCAGTCGCCTACTTGTAGTGTCCTGCTCTTGACTCTCGAGTTATAGAAGCGTGCCACGCGCTGTTTGTTCTGGATGTTATGGCGATGCGCTGTGATGCGTTTCTCTTCCAAGAGATCTTTATCAAGGTGTATACTGTCCGAATTGGTTTCGGGGTCAAATAGTGAAACCCGTAGTGTTGGCTGAATTACTTCGATGGGTAGAACTGCTTCCGTGCCATACATTAAGCAAAAAGGAGTTTCGCCCGTGGCTTCTGTTGGTGTGGTACGGATTGCCCATACTACCTCGTCGAGTTTTTCTGGCCAAAGTCCTTTAGCTTCACCCAGCTTTTTCCGAAGAAGGCTTTTAATCAATTTGTTGGCGGCTTCTACTTGCCCATTGGTTTTTGGATGTGCTACGGATGCGAATTTGAGCTTAGTTCCTCTTGCCTTGCACCAAGTGATGAGGTACTCGTTGTTGAACTGCGTGCCGTTATCTGTGATGATAGACTCCGGCGTACCGTGACGGTAGAAGATGTTGCGTTGCAGGAAGTTTTGAACCTTCTCGGTTGTTATGGCCGTTAGGGGCGCAGCTTCAatccatttggaatgataatcgATACATACGATGACCCACTTGAATTGACATTTCCCGACGGGTAATGGGCCAATCAGATCCATTCCCCAAAGGCAGTTGATCCACGGGCTGACTATGTAGGATAGTGGTTCGGAGGGTAGGCGTGGTATGGGTCCATGGATTTGACATTTGTGGCAAGACCTGGCGAGCTCCTGTGCATCGGAGGCTAATGTGGGCCAATAATATCCTGTGCGGAGTGTTTTTGCGGCCAATGCGCGGCTGCCGTAATGGTTGCCACAATCACCGCTGTGGATTTCGTTCAAGATCTGCTTGCCTTCTTTGGTTGTGACGCACTTGAGGTCAGCATTCAGCAGACCTTGGCGATAGAGTGTGTTGTTCCGCAGGTAATATCTTACCGCCCGTCTCCTTAGTTGTTTTGCCATGGTCTCGTCTTCTGGTAGCTTGCCGTTGCACTTGAATGCTACTATCTCATCCATCCACGAGGCTTGGTCGCGCTCTATCTGGCATATCTGTTGCAAGGTCTGGTGAATGGAGGGATGGTGGAGAATTTCGACCCTGGTATCCTTGTGGCATTGGTGGGGTTGCGCCGTGGCGAGTCTTGCTAAGGAGTCCGCTCTTGCGTTATTGGCCCTCGGTATTTGATTGATGTGGTAGAATTCGAACCGCTTTAATAATGTTGTGGCGTACGCCAGGTAGGCTGCTAGTTGCTCATCCTTAGCAGTGAAGGACCCGGTGATTTGATTGACTACGAGCTGAGAATCACTGAACACATTAATGCTAGTGGCACCCGTGCTTAGGGCTAATTGTAGTCTTGCAATCAGTGCTTCGTACTCCGCTACATTGTTGGAGGCGGCAAAGTTGAATTTTAAAGCATACTCGAGTTCGAGTCCCCCCGGTCCGCTCAGGATGATCCCCGCTCCGCTAGATTTTGCGCAGCTAGAGCCATCTACGTGCAAATTCCATGGCGAAATACTGACGGGGTTGATGACATTATCTGGTTCCACTTCCGCCGTATCTCGGGGGATCATTTCTGCTATGAAATCGGCTACGGCCTGTCCTTTTATGGCGGGTCGTGGCCTGTATTCGATGTCGAATTCTGTCAGCTCGATAGCCCATTTGCTGAGTCGCCCGGAGTGTTCTGGATTCTGTAGTACTTGTTTGAGAGGTTGATTTGTGAGTACGTGGATGCTGTGAGCTTGGAAATAGTGGCGCAGTCGTCTGGCTGCGACGATGAGCGCGAGGGCTAATTGCTCCAATGTTGGGTATCTTGTCTCTGGGCCGTTCATAGCTCGTCCTGCGTAAAAAActggtagttctttagttccaTCACGGCGAACTAAGGCACTGCTGACCGCGGTTGTGGATACTGCGAGGTAAAGGTACAGGGGTTCACCCGGCTGCGGGGTTGACAGTAATGGTACTGCGGCGAGGTAATCTTTTAATCCCTGAAAGGCCTCTTGGCAGTCTGGTGTCCATTCGATCAGTTTACTCTTAGAACGTCTTAACAATCTGAAGAACGGCTCACACTTGTCAGTCAGTCTTGATATGAATCTAGATAATGCCACGAGCCTGCCTTGGAGGGCTTCTACATCCTTCTTGAGTGTTGGCTGCGCCATATCTAGGATGGCTTGTATCTTTTCGGGATTTGCCTCTATGCCGCGTTGACTGACGATGTAGCCCAGGAACTTGCTTGTTGTTACGCCGAAAAAACATTTCTCCGGGTTTAATCTCATCTTGTACTTTTTGAGCACATTGAAGATGGTTCGGAGGTTGGTTACATGGTCTTCTGCTTTTATGCTTTTGGCCAGCATGTCATCGACGTACACCTCGATTTCCTGACCGATGTGTTGGTCAAACATTTGTGTGACGCAACGCACATACGTAGCACCCGCATTTTTTAATCCGAAAGGCATTACGTTGTAACAGTACAGGCCCCTATCAGTGACGAAGGTCGTAGCTTCTTGATCCGCCGGGTTCATGCGTATCTGATTGTACCCGGAGTAGGCGTCCATCATACTGAGCAACTCGTGACCTGCCGTGGCATCAATGAGCTGGTCAATTCTGGGTAGGGGGAAACTGTCTTTTGGGCATGCTTTGTTTACGttcttgtaatccacacacatACGCCATTTACCGTTGGCTTTACGTACCATAACACAGTTTGAGATCCACTCAGGGTACTGTACCTCCCGGACGAACTTCATGCCTCTTAATTTGTCAACTTCCTGGCGTATCGCCGTGCTTTTTTCATCGTCGAAGCTTCGGCGCTTTTGCTTAATTGGGTGTGCGGAAGGTTTgatgtgcaattcatgcatgatgatgtcGGGCGAGATGCCAGGCATGTCTTCATAAGACCATGCGAAGACTTCCATGTTGTCGCCCAAGAAACTTGTTAAATCTCTCTCAACAGTGGGATTGAGAGTTGCCCCGATTTTGATCTTGCGCGCCGGATGACTTGCGAATGGCGTAATGCTTTTCAATGAGGATTCGGGGTTTGCCGGAATTTTTGTCTCGTATGGCGTAGCCTTCTGCTTGCTCTTTCCCTTCGACGTTTCGCCATCTCGTGCGTCAACAACTTTGTCAGTTAAGTTTACTGTGGCGTGTACTGCCAGGATTTCGTGTCGGTTGCGCGTTTGTCGAATTGCACGTGTCTGGCAATCTTTTGCCACGGATTGTGAACCCCGGACCTGTCCTGTTCCGTGCGGAGTTGGGAATTTTATGAGCATCATGTGTCCGGCGATAAAGGTTCTCATCCGGTTAAGTGTGGGTCGGCCGATGATCCCGTTGTATGAGCTGTAGGCATCGACTATGATGAACTCAGCTTCGACGCAAACTGTGCATGGTGCGGTCCCAATACGTACTGTCATATAATCCGAACCTAGGGGTTGGGTTATGTCGCCAGAGAAGCTGACTAGCGGTTCGTGGTCTTGTACCAATTTCTTGCCGCTACGCTCCATTTTTTCGTAGCAGCCCTTAAATAGGACGTTGACTGCAGATCCCGTgtcgatcatcatcttccctaCATCCCATTATCCGCCCAGGATTGCGTCTATGAGGAAAGCGTCGTCATTGGGTAAGGAGATGCCAATTTCCTCGTCCTCAGTGAAGGTGATCGGTTTCCATCCTTCTTTCTGTCGTTTAACGTTTCCTCCTGTGATGGCATACACCTGCCTTGGGTGATTATTGCGGTCAAGGCGCTTTTTTGCTCGGTTGGACAAGTTGGTCTTCGGGGCTCCTCCCTCTATAACGTTGATGCGGCGTAGGGTCTCGACTGCGGCAACCACATTCTGTTGTACCCTCTGTTGCGCCGGGCGAACTCCCGTGTCGCCATTGGCTCTTAATGTGCGGAGGGTGCGGCAATCATTCGTGTTATGACTTCCATTTTCGTGGAATCTGCACCATTTACCAGTTTCCGCTTCGGTTTGGGGGCGTAGCGGTCTTGCTGGTTTCCTCAACGTGTCCTGATGTGCGTGGAAAAAGTCCTCCAGGGTCTCTTCCCTAGGCAGTGTGTGGTCACTACGGCGTCCCATCGCGTTAACTTGGCGGGGGTCTCTGTTGTCGCGACGTTCCTGGCCAAGTCTTCTGTTCCTGTCCCGGCCCCTGTGCCGATCGTTGTTACGCGCATCACGGTGATTGGCTTGATGCCACTCTCTCTTCCTGCCTTTGCTATGGTCTTCTGTGTTTGGGAAGAGCTCGCGCTGGAGGGGGACTGTGTGTGTAGATGTTTGCGTCATAGTAGTTTTGTCTGATGGTACTGGGGTCCGCTTCTCTCCGTATGTGACGTATTCTGCCTGAGCGTATCGTACTGCTTCAGTCATGATGTCATCGTATGTGGCGTCGCGCATTCGAGGGTCCACATTAATATGGAACAAGAAGTTCTCTGACCGTAGTCCTTCCTTAAAAGCAGCCAAGGCGAGCGTTTTGTTCAGGTTCCGGCATCTGGATGCTGCAGTCTGCCATCGCATGACGAAGGTGCCCAATGTTTCCCTGCTCTCTTGTTTTACTTGAAATAGGCCATCAGTTGTGTGGGCGGCCCCGGCCATGAGTATAAACCGATTAAGAAATGCTGTGGTTAACTGCGCGAAGGAATCCATGGAGTTCGCTGGTTGTTCAAAGAACCAATTCATGGCATCCCCATCTAAGGTTTCGCTGAATAGGTGGCATAAGGTGGCGTCGTCGAATTCTCTACTGGCAGTGACTTTTTTGAAGTTATCAATGTGCCGGAATGGATCGCCTTCACCTGTGTACGGCGTGATTTTTGGGCTCTTAGATTGAGAAGGACGCACGGTGTTCATTATTCTCGTAGTGAATGGGCCTGGCCTGGCTGCGAACACTGGTTGGCACCGTGGATTGGCATCCCGTTGTTCTATCGCTGTTAGCCGCTGCAAGATCAGGGCTAGCGTGGCAGACTCGCTGTTGTGAGCAGCTGTGGGGGGTCTGGAGCGGGAGGTGACGCTTGTGCTTCCTTCCTCACGGTTATGGATACGCCGTGGTGATGGTGGCCGTTTCTTGGCGAGTTCGGAGGGGGTCAAGCTGATACTTAAGCGAACTTGTTCTCGTCCTCTTGTTTGCGCGCTGCCCTCGCGATTTGACTCCTCATGTAAATGACTGCGCTCAGCCCGTTCGAGCTGTGTCCGTATCCTGTCAAGTTCGCTCTGAAGAGCTGCTGCTTTCTCGCGTTCCAGTATCTCGCGCTGCTGGCAATCGGCTAGGTCGCGAGCCATGCTTTCCATTCTTGCGGCGGTTGCCGG containing:
- the LOC126795508 gene encoding uncharacterized protein LOC126795508; translation: MEVFAWSYEDMPGISPDIIMHELHIKPSAHPIKQKRRSFDDEKSTAIRQEVDKLRGMKFVREVQYPEWISNCVMVRKANGKWRMCVDYKNVNKACPKDSFPLPRIDQLIDATAGHELLSMMDAYSGYNQIRMNPADQEATTFVTDRGLYCYNVMPFGLKNAGATYVRCVTQMFDQHIGQEIEVYVDDMLAKSIKAEDHVTNLRTIFNVLKKYKMRLNPEKCFFGVTTSKFLGYIVSQRGIEANPEKIQAILDMAQPTLKKDVEALQGRLVALSRFISRLTDKCEPFFRLLRRSKSKLIEWTPDCQEAFQGLKDYLAAVPLLSTPQPGEPLYLYLAVSTTAVSSALVRRDGTKELPVFYAGRAMNGPETRYPTLEQLALALIVAARRLRHYFQAHSIHVLTNQPLKQVLQNPEHSGRLSKWAIELTEFDIEYRPRPAIKGQAVADFIAEMIPRDTAEVEPDNVINPVSISPWNLHVDGSSCAKSSGAGIILSGPGGLELEYALKFNFAASNNVAEYEALIARLQLALSTGATSINVFSDSQLVVNQITGSFTAKDEQLAAYLAYATTLLKRFEFYHINQIPRANNARADSLARLATAQPHQCHKDTRVEILHHPSIHQTLQQICQIERDQASWMDEIVAFKCNGKLPEDETMAKQLRRRAVRYYLRNNTLYRQGLLNADLKCVTTKEGKQILNEIHSGDCGNHYGSRALAAKTLRTGYYWPTLASDAQELARSCHKCQIHGPIPRLPSEPLSYIVSPWINCLWGMDLIGPLPVGKCQFKWVIVCIDYHSKWIEAAPLTAITTEKVQNFLQRNIFYRHGTPESIITDNGTQFNNEYLITWCKARGTKLKFASVAHPKTNGQVEAANKLIKSLLRKKLGEAKGLWPEKLDEVVWAIRTTPTEATGETPFCLMYGTEAVLPIEVIQPTLRVSLFDPETNSDSIHLDKDLLEEKRITAHRHNIQNKQRVARFYNSRVKSRTLQVGDWVLKKIQTKVTGLRPRWDGPYKVVQIIAPNTYCLEDKYGEKLAHPWNMEQLKYYYK